In Zonotrichia leucophrys gambelii isolate GWCS_2022_RI chromosome 6, RI_Zleu_2.0, whole genome shotgun sequence, one genomic interval encodes:
- the SFR1 gene encoding swi5-dependent recombination DNA repair protein 1 homolog isoform X2, translating into MSAALRERLRKTRRSFNANFTVAKRLKIDTEEKDTAGAATECLPETRADCSRLQDGSESLEGNGTGHTCFKSPSQESDPCGSAENSDVLQVDVGQQESLEEKVKLEKQVQEKEELLRRLKMVKMYRSKNNLCELQALIVKWRSSTQLMLYELQSAFSADGKKVSLTQLIDTFGLEDQLLHYSRTEEDFVDA; encoded by the exons ATGAGTGCAGCTCTGAGGGAACGATTAAGGAAAACAAGACGTTCATTTAATGCCAATTTTACAGTGGCAAAGCGGCTCAAAAtagacacagaagaaaaagacactgctggtgctgccacTGAGTGCTTGCCAGAGACAAGGGCAGACTGTTCCAGGTTACAAGATGGTTCTGAAAGCCTGGAAGGAAATGGCACTGGACATACATGTTTCAAAAGTCCCTCACAGGAGAGTGATCCCTGTGGATCAGCAGAGAATTCAGATGTGCTGCAAGTTGATGTTGGTCAGCAAGAGTCCCTTGAAGAGAAAGTAAAGCTGGAGAAACAAgtgcaggagaaggaagagctgCTGCGTAGGCTCAAAATGGTGAAGATGTACAGATCCAAG AACAacctgtgtgagctgcaggCTTTGATAGTGAAGtggaggagcagcacccagctgaTGCTGTATGAGCTGCAGTCGGCCTTTTCTGCAGATGGCAAGAAAGTGAGTCTCACTCAGCTCATCGACACCTTTGGGTTAGAAGACCAGTTACTGCACTACAGCAGAACAGAAGAAGATTTTGTAGATGCATAA